The stretch of DNA TACGTTTACTGTGATGGGGTTGTTTGGTGGATATGGTGTACCTGCGTGAATAGTGGGTGGCTTGTTGAAGGCTAAATAGCTGAGTTAGTTTTGTGTGGACTCCGATATTTATCAATTTATATGCGGGCACATCACACCTTCGTTTTCACCTTATCCAGGCTCACCATATGCACACTTCTTTATGTTTTCCCATTGACTTGGCTACAGATGACCTCCCTGTGTCACCGGTTAGTTTCCGGTCCATCTGGCCAACTAAACATGCACACCCAGGCTAAATCCATATGCTCAGCGGTGCATGATGGGTTGACAGCGACCATTCAGGGGAGAACCAGCATTGGAGAGGTGCAAGAAACACCAAATAGGGACTAAAATAAACATCTAGCTTCAACTTTAGTAGGCTTGTTTTCTGTGCCCCCAGCGCGTTCGTGAACTTGGGTGCGTGTGTTTTTCCTTCTTTTGTGTTTGGGTAACCCTTGTGGTTGCCAGTGTGGACCTTTGTGTTTTGGTGTGTCGGCCTGGCTGTTTTTGGACTTGGCTTTATCTATAAAGCGGAGCGCGGAGCCTTTCTCGGTAGTAGGGAAGCTGACGGAAGGATGGAGTCCAAGTGGAGAGATTGCAGTCCTCTTTAGCAGTCAATACTGTTAAAGTATATTATATCTCCTCTTCGTAATAGATCAGTCTTTTGGGATAGTTGGTTGATAGGATTTTCTAACATGGTATCAAACCTGAGGTCTTAGGTTCAAGTTTCAGTTCCCGCATTCCCCCCAATCATTTATGCCCGCCCAAGACGGGCGTGAGCGGAGGTGTTGATCATTCCATATCCACATTGGATGTGAGAGAGAGGGGAGGGGGGTGTTAAGTATAGTTAGGATAGTTGTTTGATAGGAACATCTAACATGGTATCAAACCTGAGGTCTTGGGTTCAAATCTCAGTCTCCGCGTTTCTCCCAATCATTTATCTCCGCCCAAGTTGGGCGTGAGGGGAGGTGTTGATCATTCCATATCCATGTTGGATGTGAACGGGGCGTGTTAGATATATTATATTTCCTCTTCCTAACAGATCTGTCTTTTGGGATAGTTGGTTGATAGGATTATCTAACAAGTACATTGCAGAGTTTAGGGAGTGGGGAAGTTTTATTTTTCTTTGAATATCCTGAATCTTATTGGCACATTGTAGCTTAtgttttgctttttagtttgGATACTGAAAGTAGCCATCATAGCTCACGATGCTGCTCTAGGGATTTACATCTTTGACTGTTCTAGTGTCATTGATGGTGCAGGGTAAGTATAAAGTAACACCAGACTATCAAGAAGAGGCCGAGCTACTTCGTTGGGAGCATAATCTCCTGTCTGAAGCATTTCTCAGTGTGACGACCTGTCCTGGGTACAATGGAAATAACATCCTTTTACACTCCCATGTTGTCACATTAAGTGCACTAATAAAGTTCAGTACTACAGATCATGATGCAAAACAAATTGTATGCCTTTTGTCTGCCAGGATTGAATGTAAGGAGGAGTTGCTTATGTCTCTACTGAAACCTTTGAACAAAATTTGGACCCAGCCAGAGTGGAATGAAGAATACATGCGTTATACATATCGTCTAACTGGTCTTCTTTGCAATGATCAATTTATGGAGACAATATGTTTGTTGGTAAAGTCATTTGAGGAGGAGATCAAAGGAAGAAAAATTGAACATTCTACGGGAACACAGGAAAAATGCCGTCCAACATCAACTACCAATTATCCGTACTCATCTACCTTTCCACAACTAATGCTTGCCCTGCTCTTACGGGTAAATAACTACCACCAACACTTCATTTCTTACAGATTGTGATAGTAGAACCCCCATACAATTTTTAGGATTTTTTCAGTCAGTAACTTGGAAAAATTACTTAAAAAAAACTAGTATTGCAAAGATGTATGTGCATGGGCCCCGTTTGTCAGTGACACAACTAGTGGTATTTTTGTGGGGTCCTCCCTCTGTTCAAATGCTTATGAAAACTACCCTAGTTTACATTGTTGCTTTTCATGTTTTATTGTGATTATGTAGTTGCAATGTTTCCCATTTACTTCAGATCCTTCATTTTATACACATGGCTTGGATGGATCGGTCTGAGTGTTATGATCTGCCAGAAATTATTTGGAGAGCTAGGCTCATTAGTACCAACGAGATATCCAGTTTTCTGAAGGAGAATAATACTTTACCTGCCAATGATGGAGTCGATGTTCGTAGGATGAATGCTATTGGAACATGGTTACGTGAAATTCGAGAAACTGGGTAAGTCTTCTGCTTCACAGCTGTTTGTCAAACCGATTCTATTGTTTCAACAGAGACATAAAATTGTATTCCGGTTGCATTAGTGATTTCCGTATCGTTAAATTGTGCGTTTATGTTCAAATCAGTATTTAATACCCTAGAAAGGAGGTTCTAAAGTGCATTCGCTCCTAGCCAGATGACAGCTTCCCTCTGATCTTTCAATTGTCTGTGTGTTTGAAAGATGTTATTTTGTATAATGTTGCAGGTATAATATCATAGGCTTGTGCGCGTCTGTTGAAAGATCAATGTTTGGATTGGACTGTTCTCTTTTCATCGATACTCTTGCAATGGATATAAGCTTCATGGATTTTGATCATGTGGGGAAACTCATACAGCTCACCTTCATTCCATTAGTCAGTTGTTGTCCTCGAGGATGTTGGGACAAATGGGTGGTGTTGTTGTTGGAACCTTTATTTTTCTACTGTGACGATACCTTTGGTTATGCGTGGCTCAGTCTTATACATGAGGGACGAGCTGAAGTACCAGCTTACTTTGGCAATCTCTATGGACCGGAAGAAAAAGTCAAGAAATTAGAAGTGGAGCTGTTGCTTAAATTCACTCGTTCTGTATCTTGTTTGCTCGGGGTTTTAGCATCAGAAGAACTTAATAGTGGCCTTCCGCAGTTGAATTGCCCAAAGTCTGACTTGAAATCCATATCTTCCAGCTCCCTTTTAGGGTATGAGCGTCATTCAATTGTGTTTTCTGCGTGTGATTTCTACACATTTACTTACTCTTTAGTACT from Triticum urartu cultivar G1812 chromosome 3, Tu2.1, whole genome shotgun sequence encodes:
- the LOC125547126 gene encoding uncharacterized protein LOC125547126, which codes for MDGAASMKAAAAAAAAAVAEGPSGDAVDLDSSVPAASALPGPGEDVYVVLLVKASLKLLGKDLPPQIRHYGFEMMQGPPINFLDGRGREHDQQGKYKVTPDYQEEAELLRWEHNLLSEAFLSVTTCPGYNGNNILLHSHVVTLSALIKFSTTDHDAKQIVCLLSARIECKEELLMSLLKPLNKIWTQPEWNEEYMRYTYRLTGLLCNDQFMETICLLVKSFEEEIKGRKIEHSTGTQEKCRPTSTTNYPYSSTFPQLMLALLLRILHFIHMAWMDRSECYDLPEIIWRARLISTNEISSFLKENNTLPANDGVDVRRMNAIGTWLREIRETGYNIIGLCASVERSMFGLDCSLFIDTLAMDISFMDFDHVGKLIQLTFIPLLTSLCHSAFVNLAVSGINLFFSKQSSVQSNTGEQEDRKMCMDGFSDWFEKELEDLHRRASLPAPIFFPKYLVWNWEFNEECDRYFPTYLEMLHEVDTMNDCLAPVRTTFAIGRTRGPTVSAPEVVGEGWSGTGR